In Apium graveolens cultivar Ventura chromosome 10, ASM990537v1, whole genome shotgun sequence, the following are encoded in one genomic region:
- the LOC141693139 gene encoding E3 ubiquitin-protein ligase ATL42-like, which produces MQFPAEKSSGNFIELCLNMHRVIFLYMFITVTKAHSPDMPTSGAITEFQPSLAVVVGVLAVMFFLTFIILFFAKCCNRGSQNQENDGTLGPRPGYSGIDKTVIESLPFFRFSALKGSREGLECAVCLSKFQDIEILRLLPKCKHAFHINCIDQWLERHSSCPLCRHKVSSEDHASVTYSDSLRFLQSQSDLRQDSNLELFVQREGEGDSNQQRSSRISRGSSFTNSFHNEDEMPIQETCHKDEVMEKEILHKYNHKIIVADGVLLKNRWSSVSSSDLIFLNSEIINEASSNRFSSKEVRSDPFAIHTQDGSELLVSNSSKILDSNEKRSMSEIIVHPRSISSITRGESSGSQNNVNEERQRRLWLPIARKTVEWIANKERRFTHSQNTIQSHV; this is translated from the coding sequence ATGCAGTTTCCAGCAGAAAAATCATCCGGAAATTTTATCGAATTGTGCTTAAATATGCATAGAGTAATCTTCTTGTATATGTTCATAACTGTGACCAAAGCTCATAGTCCAGATATGCCGACAAGTGGTGCAATTACCGAATTTCAGCCGAGTCTTGCAGTTGTGGTTGGTGTTCTTGCTGTCATGTTTTTCTTGACATTTATCATTCTATTTTTTGCCAAGTGTTGCAACCGAGGATCACAAAATCAAGAAAATGATGGAACACTTGGACCAAGGCCCGGATATTCTGGAATTGATAAAACAGTAATCGAATCACTCCCTTTTTTTAGATTTTCTGCATTAAAAGGTTCAAGAGAAGGGCTTGAATGTGCTGTTTGTTTATCAAAGTTTCAAGATATTGAAATTCTACGATTGCTTCCAAAGTGTAAACACGCCTTTCACATCAATTGTATTGATCAGTGGCTGGAGAGACACTCTAGTTGTCCACTCTGCAGGCACAAAGTTAGCTCTGAGGATCATGCATCGGTTACATATTCAGACAGTTTACGATTTTTACAGAGCCAGTCAGATTTAAGGCAGGACTCAAATTTGGAACTTTTTGTGCAAAGGGAGGGAGAGGGAGACAGTAATCAACAAAGGTCTTCAAGAATTAGCCGAGGAAGTAGCTTTACAAATAGTTTTCATAATGAAGATGAAATGCCAATTCAAGAAACTTGTCACAAGGATGAAGTTATGGAGAAGGAGATTTTGCACAAGTACAATCACAAGATCATTGTTGCTGATGGAGTCCTCCTCAAGAATAGATGGAGCAGTGTGAGTTCTTCAGATCTTATATTCTTGAATTCGGAAATAATAAACGAAGCCTCTTCAAATAGATTCTCATCCAAGGAAGTGAGAAGTGATCCATTTGCAATTCATACCCAAGATGGTAGTGAACTTCTGGTAAGTAATTCAAGTAAGATTTTGGACTCAAATGAGAAGAGATCAATGTCAGAGATAATAGTTCATCCAAGATCCATTAGTAGTATCACAAGAGGTGAATCTTCTGGTAGCCAGAATAATGTAAATGAAGAAAGACAAAGGAGGCTGTGGTTACCAATTGCCAgaaaaactgttgaatggattgcTAATAAAGAAAGAAGGTTTACACATTCTCAAAACACAATACAATCTCATGTATAG
- the LOC141691450 gene encoding uncharacterized protein LOC141691450, with protein MCPVCNEAADTIMHILVQCKIAKACWQVFNAGTNIEGALKFIDWLAGILEGQSKNSKAKILTLCWSIWRSRNDLVWHNKRWTILRIVAKVWEYLSQWNAAQNRGYSVPLIPTVEGDEATTWVKPQHDTVKITVDASIFQNLGMAGAGIVARNHDGHLILAKSICSPDVMNPTLAEAMAVKEALSWAMEMGWSSITVESDCMVVIQLIWSSTPMRSRLGMVAEE; from the coding sequence ATGTGCCCAGTTTGTAATGAAGCTGCAGATACCATTATGCATATCTTAGTTCAGTGTAAAATTGCGAAGGCGTGCTGGCAAGTCTTTAATGCTGGCACAAATATTGAGGGAGCTCTGAAATTTATAGATTGGTTAGCTGGGATTTTGGAGGGACAGTCCAAGAATAGTAAGGCGAAAATATTAACTCTGTGTTGGTCAATTTGGAGGTCTCGTAATGATCTGGTTTGGCATAACAAAAGATGGACAATTTTGAGAATAGTTGCAAAAGTATGGGAGTATCTTTCACAGTGGAATGCGGCTCAGAATAGAGGATATTCAGTGCCTCTCATCCCTACAGTCGAAGGAGATGAGGCTACAACATGGGTCAAGCCACAACATGATACAGTAAAGATCACAGTGGATGCTTCtatttttcaaaatcttggaatgGCAGGTGCTGGTATTGTTGCTCGCAATCATGATGGCCATTTAATCTTGGCAAAGTCGATATGTAGTCCAGATGTTATGAATCCAACGTTGGCGGAAGCTATGGCTGTTAAAGAGGCGTTGAGCTGGGCAATGGAGATGGGGTGGAGTTCGATTACTGTAGAGTCTGATTGTATGGTGGTTATTCAGCTAATCTGGAGTAGCACACCCATGAGATCGAGGCTTGGCATGGTTGCCGAGGAATAG